A part of Toxotes jaculatrix isolate fToxJac2 chromosome 24, fToxJac2.pri, whole genome shotgun sequence genomic DNA contains:
- the kynu gene encoding kynureninase, with protein MDSFIGSTARETLERVAASLGCSPASAEVASYLDKHDKLRHLRENFLLPKIADLPPSDLSLVDGSKECIYLVGNSLGLQPKMARTYLEEELDKWAKTGVHGHTEGSRPWAWAENNIEELMANVVGAKTEEVALMNGLTVNLHLLMLSFYKPTAARHKILLENKAFPSDHYAVESQIRLRGFDPQQSMLLLSSRPGEETLRTEDILEVIEREGDSIAVVMFSGVQYYTGQLFDLAAITEAGQRKGCYVGFDCAHAAGNVELKLHDWGVDFACWCSYKYLNSGAGGLAGAFVHEKHKDTIKPALLGWWGHDLKTRFQMNNVLELQPGVSGFRLSNQPILLVCPLQASLEVFNMTSMQELRTKSLLLTGYLEYLIQRYYTKDPTQPHKPHVRIITPSDPQQRGCQLSLSFSVPIRKVFQELEKRGVACDMREPSVLRIAPVPLYNTFSDVHCFIETLGSALATTSK; from the exons ATGGACTCATTTATCGGCTCAACTGCGAGAGAAACTCTGGAGCGAGTTGCAGCCTCGCTGGGCTGCAGTCCAGCCTCTGCAGAAGTGGCTTCGTACCTGGACAAACACGACAAACTGAGGCATCTCAGAGAGAACTTTCTGTTGCCCAAAATAGCCGATCTACCTCCCT ctgatCTCTCACTGGTTGATGGCAGCAAGGAGTGCATCTACCTCGTGGGAAACTCACTGGGGCTGCAGCCCAAAATGGCCAGGACATATCTGGAAGAGGAGCTGGATAAGTGGGCTAAAAC GGGTGTTCACGGCCACACAGAGGGCTCTCGACCTTGGGCGTGGGCAGAAAACAACATAGAAGAACTCATGGCTAATGTTGTTG GCGCTAAAACTGAAGAAGTGGCACTGATGAACGGCCTCACAGTTAATTTACACCTTCTAATG CTTTCCTTCTACAAACCCACAGCAGCTCGGCACAAAATCCTTCTGGAAAACAAAGCCTTTCCTTCTGATCAT TATGCTGTGGAATCTCAGATCAGGCTGCGAGGCTTCGACCCTCAGCAgagcatgctgctgctgtcgtcCAGACCT GGAGAAGAGACTCTGAGAACAGAGGACATCCTGGAGGTGATCGAGAGGGAGGGCGACTCCATCGCCGTGGTGATGTTCAGCGGAGTTCAGTATTACACCGGCCAGCTGTTCGACTTGGCCGCCATCACTGAGGCCGGTCAGAGGAAG GGCTGTTACGTAGGCTTTGACTGCGCCCACGCCGCGGGAAACGTCGAGTTAAAGCTCCACGACTGGGGAGTCGACTTCGCCTGCTGGTGCTCCTACAAG TATCTAAATTCAGGAGCTGGTGGATTGGCTGGAGCGTTTGTCCACGAGAAACATAAAGACACCATCAAACCAGC ACTGTTGGGATGGTGGGGACATGACCTGAAAACTCGGTTCCAGATGAATAACG TGTTGGAGCTGCAGCCTGGTGTGAGCGGCTTCAGACTGTCCAACCAGCCCATCCTGCTAGTCTGCCCTCTGCAAGCCAGTTTAGAG GTATTTAACATGACTAGTATGCAGGAGTTACGCACAAAGTCCCTCCTGCTGACGGGTTATCTGGAGTATCTGATCCAGCGTTACTACACCAAAGACCCCACACAGCCCCACAAACCTCACGTCCGTATCATCACGCCCTCTGATCCTCAGCAGAGAGGCTGCCAGCTCTCACTGTCCTTCTCTGTCCCCATCAGGAAGGTCTtccaggagctggagaagagagGAGTCGCT TGTGACATGAGGGAGCCCAGTGTGCTCCGGATCGCTCCGGTGCCGCTCTACAACACCTTCAGTGATGT